In Phragmitibacter flavus, one DNA window encodes the following:
- the glpK gene encoding glycerol kinase GlpK, with translation MKFILALDQGTTSSRAIVFAHDGSIIASAQQEFTQIFPQAGWVEHNAKEIWDSQLTTAREALEKAKLKAADIAAIGITNQRETAVIWDRKTGEPIGNAIVWQDRRTSKFCDELKAAGHGEIIQQRNGLVIDAYFAGSKVRWMLDNIPGARDRANNGELAFGTIDSWLIWNLTNGKEHLTDVTNASRTMFYNLHENAWDDDLLKILDIPRQLLPEIRSSSEVYAETAEGLFDAPIKIAGIGGDQQAALFGQNCFKRGMAKNTYGTGCFMLMNIGDQPSMSKHKLLTTVAWQRNGKTDYALEGSIFIGGAVVQWLRDGLGIIESSNEIEALAASVEDCGGVYLVPAFAGLGAPHWDQYARGTITGLTRGTTKGHIARAALEGIAFQVADILEVMKQDSGIDMKELRVDGGACANNLLMQFQADILQTPVVRPKIIETTAMGAAYLAGLAVGFWNTDADVEKAWQVDRIFEPQMPPEEAAHRRERWDEALKRAGDWEEHSTLKGKAVP, from the coding sequence ATGAAATTCATCCTCGCACTCGACCAGGGCACCACCAGCTCACGCGCCATCGTCTTCGCCCACGACGGCTCCATCATCGCCAGCGCCCAGCAAGAATTCACCCAAATCTTCCCCCAGGCCGGCTGGGTCGAACACAACGCCAAAGAGATCTGGGACAGCCAGCTCACCACCGCCCGTGAAGCCCTCGAAAAAGCCAAACTCAAAGCCGCCGACATCGCCGCCATCGGGATCACCAACCAGCGCGAAACCGCCGTCATCTGGGATCGCAAAACCGGCGAACCCATCGGCAACGCCATCGTCTGGCAGGACCGGCGCACCTCCAAATTCTGCGATGAACTCAAAGCCGCCGGACACGGCGAAATCATCCAGCAACGCAACGGCCTCGTCATCGACGCCTACTTCGCCGGCAGCAAAGTCCGCTGGATGCTCGACAACATTCCCGGCGCCCGCGACCGCGCCAACAACGGCGAACTCGCCTTTGGCACCATCGACTCCTGGCTGATCTGGAACCTCACCAACGGCAAAGAACATCTTACCGACGTTACCAACGCGTCGCGCACCATGTTCTACAACCTCCACGAAAACGCCTGGGATGACGACCTTCTCAAAATCCTCGACATTCCCCGCCAGCTCCTCCCCGAAATCCGCTCCTCCAGCGAAGTTTACGCCGAAACCGCCGAAGGCCTCTTCGACGCCCCCATCAAAATCGCCGGCATCGGTGGCGACCAGCAGGCCGCCCTCTTCGGCCAGAACTGCTTCAAACGCGGCATGGCCAAAAACACTTATGGCACCGGCTGCTTCATGCTCATGAACATCGGCGACCAGCCCAGCATGTCCAAACACAAGCTGCTCACCACCGTCGCCTGGCAACGCAATGGCAAAACCGACTACGCCCTCGAAGGCAGCATCTTCATCGGTGGCGCCGTCGTCCAATGGCTGCGCGACGGACTCGGCATCATCGAATCTTCCAACGAAATCGAAGCCCTCGCCGCCTCCGTCGAAGACTGCGGCGGCGTCTATCTCGTCCCCGCCTTCGCCGGACTTGGAGCTCCTCACTGGGATCAATATGCCCGAGGCACCATCACCGGCCTCACCCGCGGCACCACCAAAGGCCACATCGCCCGCGCCGCCCTCGAAGGCATCGCCTTCCAGGTCGCCGACATCCTCGAAGTCATGAAACAAGACTCCGGCATCGACATGAAAGAGCTCCGCGTCGACGGCGGCGCCTGTGCCAACAACCTCCTCATGCAATTCCAGGCCGACATCCTGCAAACCCCGGTTGTCCGACCCAAAATCATCGAAACCACCGCCATGGGAGCCGCCTATCTCGCCGGTCTCGCCGTCGGATTCTGGAACACCGATGCCGACGTCGAAAAAGCCTGGCAAGTCGACCGCATTTTCGAACCTCAAATGCCCCCCGAAGAAGCCGCCCATCGCCGCGAACGCTGGGACGAAGCCCTCAAACGCGCCGGCGACTGGGAAGAACATTCCACCCTCAAAGGCAAAGCAGTTCCTTAA
- a CDS encoding glycerol-3-phosphate dehydrogenase/oxidase, with the protein MNRPTSLQQLAAQTTPWDIAIIGGGATGMGIAVDAASRGYSVILLEQHDFGKGTSSRSTKLVHGGVRYLQQGNISLVMEALKERGLLLRNAPHLVHDLAFIVPNYAWWETPFYGIGMKIYDMLAGKYGFGPSQILSRDEVLEKIPTLETDGLRGGVKYHDGQFDDSRLLINLAQTAVEQGACLINYARVTGFTKDEGYYLNGLTFTDQESGTTHTIQAKSIINATGPFCDAVRKMDDTKATDIISPSQGVHIVLSRDFLPGNTAIMVPHTRDGRVMFAIPWHGHALVGTTDTAITDTPLEPLALDEEITFILETASSYLAKDPTRDDILSVFTGIRPLVKAGDANNTAALSRDHTIHIASSGLLTIAGGKWTTYRKMAEDAVDHAIVLAHIEERPCITKDLHLHGFHQHSANFGELSYYGSDARSIEQLIRDNPDLGKPLHPDLPIVAAQVIWAARHEMARTVEDFLARRTRALFLNSKASQSMAPEVARLLAQELHQDETWQQLQLADFEKTLVAFQAPKAN; encoded by the coding sequence ATGAACCGCCCGACTTCCCTCCAACAACTCGCCGCCCAAACCACCCCCTGGGACATCGCCATCATCGGCGGTGGAGCCACCGGCATGGGCATCGCCGTTGACGCCGCCTCGCGCGGCTACTCCGTCATCCTCCTCGAACAACACGACTTCGGCAAAGGCACCTCCAGCCGTTCCACCAAACTCGTCCACGGTGGCGTCCGTTACCTCCAGCAAGGCAACATCTCCCTTGTTATGGAGGCCCTCAAAGAACGCGGCCTCCTCTTGCGCAACGCCCCCCACCTTGTCCACGACCTCGCCTTCATCGTGCCCAACTACGCCTGGTGGGAAACCCCCTTCTACGGCATCGGCATGAAAATCTATGACATGCTCGCCGGCAAATACGGCTTTGGCCCCTCCCAAATCCTCTCCCGCGACGAAGTCCTCGAAAAAATCCCCACCCTCGAAACCGACGGACTGCGTGGCGGCGTCAAATACCACGACGGCCAGTTCGACGACTCCCGACTCCTCATCAACCTCGCCCAAACCGCCGTCGAACAAGGCGCCTGTCTCATTAACTACGCCCGCGTCACCGGCTTCACCAAAGACGAAGGCTACTACCTCAACGGCCTCACCTTCACCGACCAGGAATCCGGCACCACCCACACCATCCAGGCCAAATCCATCATCAACGCCACCGGCCCGTTCTGTGACGCCGTGCGCAAAATGGACGACACCAAAGCCACCGACATCATCTCCCCCAGCCAGGGCGTTCACATTGTCCTCAGCCGCGATTTCCTCCCCGGCAACACCGCCATCATGGTCCCCCACACCCGCGATGGACGTGTCATGTTCGCCATCCCCTGGCACGGCCACGCCCTCGTCGGCACCACCGACACCGCCATCACCGACACCCCCCTTGAACCTCTCGCCCTCGACGAAGAAATCACCTTCATCCTCGAAACCGCCTCCAGCTATCTCGCCAAGGACCCCACCCGCGACGACATCCTTAGCGTCTTCACCGGCATCCGTCCCCTAGTCAAAGCCGGCGACGCCAACAACACCGCCGCCCTGTCCCGCGACCACACCATCCACATCGCCAGTTCCGGCCTCCTCACCATCGCCGGCGGCAAATGGACCACCTATCGCAAAATGGCCGAAGACGCCGTCGACCACGCCATCGTCCTTGCCCACATCGAAGAACGTCCCTGCATCACCAAAGACCTTCACCTCCACGGCTTCCACCAGCACTCCGCCAACTTCGGCGAACTCTCCTACTACGGCTCCGACGCCCGTTCCATCGAGCAACTCATTCGCGACAACCCCGACCTCGGCAAACCACTCCACCCCGACCTCCCCATCGTCGCCGCCCAAGTCATCTGGGCCGCTAGGCATGAAATGGCCCGCACCGTCGAAGACTTCCTGGCCCGCCGCACCCGCGCCCTCTTCCTAAACTCCAAAGCCTCCCAGTCCATGGCCCCCGAAGTCGCCCGACTCCTCGCTCAAGAGTTACACCAAGACGAAACCTGGCAACAACTCCAGCTCGCCGACTTCGAGAAAACTCTGGTCGCCTTTCAAGCCCCCAAAGCCAACTAA
- a CDS encoding ABC transporter permease produces the protein MSKTFGITILLGLVCALTAWMNPNFLRPYNVENLVNWTALFGILSIGAAMVIITGGIDLSIGSVVGLTGTLLPWLLVKNGWSIPMALAAVVLVSGLIGLVHGVLITKMRLQPFVVTLCGLLIYRGLARWLTHDETVGFGGDYDGLRWLATGRVEFVGDYRFPVPLLILLGIAVIAAVFLNKTVWGRHLLALGRNEEAARYSGIRTERMTVLAYVLCSLLAGVGGVLFALDVNSVQPAAQGNFYELYAIAAAVLGGCSLRGGEGSVLGVIIGAALMRVLYNAINVLGLSTQLEFAIIGAVILIAVMVDEGVRRVGVRRGS, from the coding sequence ATGTCGAAGACTTTTGGAATTACGATTTTGCTGGGGCTGGTTTGTGCGTTGACGGCTTGGATGAATCCGAATTTTTTGCGGCCTTATAATGTGGAGAATTTGGTAAACTGGACGGCGCTGTTTGGGATTCTGAGCATTGGGGCGGCGATGGTGATCATTACTGGGGGGATTGATTTGAGCATTGGATCGGTGGTGGGGTTGACGGGGACGTTGTTGCCCTGGTTGTTGGTGAAGAATGGGTGGAGTATTCCGATGGCTTTGGCGGCGGTGGTGTTGGTGTCGGGGTTGATTGGTTTGGTGCACGGGGTGCTGATCACGAAGATGCGCTTGCAACCGTTTGTGGTGACGCTTTGCGGGTTGTTGATCTACCGGGGGCTGGCGCGGTGGTTGACGCACGATGAGACGGTGGGGTTTGGCGGGGATTATGATGGGCTCCGCTGGCTGGCGACGGGGAGGGTGGAGTTTGTTGGGGATTACCGATTTCCGGTGCCGTTGCTGATTTTGTTGGGGATTGCGGTGATCGCGGCGGTGTTTCTGAACAAGACGGTGTGGGGTCGGCACCTGCTGGCGTTGGGTCGCAATGAGGAGGCGGCGCGATACAGCGGCATTCGCACGGAGCGGATGACGGTGCTGGCTTATGTGTTGTGCTCGTTGCTGGCGGGGGTCGGCGGGGTGTTGTTTGCGCTGGATGTGAATTCGGTGCAGCCGGCGGCGCAGGGGAATTTTTATGAGCTGTATGCGATCGCGGCGGCGGTGCTCGGCGGGTGCAGTTTGCGGGGAGGTGAGGGCAGTGTGCTGGGAGTGATCATTGGCGCGGCGTTGATGCGGGTGCTGTATAATGCGATCAATGTGTTGGGATTATCGACGCAGTTGGAGTTTGCGATCATTGGCGCGGTGATCTTGATCGCGGTGATGGTCGATGAGGGCGTCAGGCGGGTGGGGGTGAGGAGGGGGAGTTAA